The window TTGAATGCCTTAATGATTATCAATTTGACTGAAAATCTGTAGAGATGATATATTTAGATATACCTAAAAGATTAACTGTTAAGATGAGAAAACATAATCGAAAAGTCGGTCGATTAAATAAATCCATACCTTATCTAAGGTAAGGATCTCCTTAATTAGTTGAAAAGCCTTGTGTGTGTATACAAGGACTTCTAGTCCTTATTTTTGGCTATTTAGTGGGAACTTGTACTATGAAATAAATCAATAGAACAAAATATGTTCAAACGGAACCGTTCATGTAAATCATGATTATAGAAGCCCAAGTAATCTCCAAATTAGATGAAACTTTGCATAGATGATCTACACACTATGTTATAGACAATGAACACTGAAGATGTGGAAATGTGACCTTAAACTATTAAAGTGTGTCAAATAAGGAGTTTCACATTTTAATTTCAAAACGGGGCTCCGCTCTGGATAGGATATGTATACATATATATCATATATATGGTGATGTTATTAACACACTCATTTTTGTTATTAACACGCCATATATATGATGAGAGACAATCATGAAATAAATTCAAGTGATAAATATGTAAATAAAATTAAAATGTGTGGACTGGTAAACGTCCGCAGGTTGGTCCATCTTAACTGAAAAAAAGAAGAAAAAAAGAACTAAGAAAAAACTGCCATCAGCAGGTTGGTCCATCTTAAATGAAAAAAAGAAGAGAAAAAGAACTAAGAAAAAACTGCCAACGCTGCTCGCGCCGCACTCGGGTGTTGAACTCATTGCTTACAAGTTGCATTCTTCATGGATAGCTCACCATGAAATCGAACCTTCAAGAAATTGACCATCAGTTCATAATTTACAGAACTATTAGGATCACATCTGAATTTAACGCAGAGATTTCTCTAAACAGAATCGTCCCGACGTCCCCCAAGTGTTCCTTCCTGTCTATAATAAAGTCCTCAAGTACATGAAACAAACCGTGATCCAAGGAAGATGAAACTAGGTCCGGAACCTTAGTAGGTTTTGGAAGTGAGACAGTGAGAGTGAGAGCTCTATCTCAAAAATCACAAGTAAAACGACATTTTGCATCAGTTTGTATACACTTGACAGTTCACTACTTAAAAAATAAATAATAACAAAAAACGGACAGAAATGTCCTCTCGTTATCCTCTACGTTATATTATTATTATTATTATTATTATTATTATTTTACACTCGTTTCAGATTGTTCACGGTGTCCTAAAGGCTTCATAGGCCTAAGGACTAATCCGCATGACATTGCAGCCCCTCCTCGGACTATGTTTATAATTCAGCAATAACATTAAACAACACTAGCGTTCAAACCCATGACGTGAGAGTTCAATATCATGAAGTTCCTGCGATGGGACTCAATGCATCCACTACACTACTTACCGTGGGTTACGCTATACTATAGTTAGTCTTTAGATTTGATCAAGCTTTTATTGATTGGGTTCTTGGATTTGTTCGGATTTGACGCCGGCGACTACTCTTCCGGCCCTTCTCGATTTTGCGAATCCCGATCTTATTTTAGGTTTTATTATCAATGCTATTTTTGGATACGCATGTTCATCAATACGTAGCAGAAGAGAGATCCCTTTACAGGTAAATATGACGATCACAATAGGTGCATAGTCATTTATTGGGATGACTAAAGTAGTTCCAGTTTGGGTGTATGAAACAATATTACATCTGGATTACTTGCACTGGTTGTATTTCGTTGTAAGTTATGCAATTTGCTAGAGTTGTCAGGACACAGAGCTAGCTTTCGTATTAGTTAAATGTACTTGGGCTAATTGAATTTTCTGCATCCTAGATGGTTTTTTTTATTTTTTATTTTATAATTTATTTCAGGCATCAAAAGCGCACATAGAAACAGCTACATACGCCTTATATTGCTAACACCCCAATACACCTACCAAAATCCCCACCGCAGCAAAACGCGAGCACTTTTCTAGTATTCTTCATTCACTGTCATTACAGTTGAAAAGCCTCGCCTCAAATGTGACAATTTCACAATTTGTACTCATCTCAGTTCATTTCCTTCTACTACTAAACTTCATTTTCTTTCCAAAAACAATTTATAATTTGCCAAAAGTACCAACTTCTCACTTGTCTTTTTTACCGTCACCTATCTGATAATTCATGTCACTACTTTTTTTAGAAATTTTAACTTCTTTGGGTTGACACTATCCAACTGAATCAGTAATGTTCCAACATTTTCTTCTTCAACCCACTTGATCGATTCTTCCTCCAGAAGCCTCACAACCTGTGTCAATTGATAATATGAAAGTAAAACATCAAGCATTTTCAAACATACGCAACAAGTATAAATGATGAGGTCATACTGCTAATCGTCTCCGGGATCCTTTTTTGATATCTCTCTCCTTTGTATCAATAATGACCTTAAGATGCTTGATTGCTGACAAAAAGGACAGCAGAACAAATTGAATTTATATGGAATAGTTATAGAATTATGGCTATGAGGCAGAATCACTTACATGAGATACCAGCAAATGAAGAAAGATGACACTTCAGAAGACGTATCGCCTCCTTGGCACCACCTTCATGCAAGTCAAGAACTATATCCCCTTGTGTCTCAGCACTTCTGCAATGAAAGAAAATATATCAATGTTAGAACCTTGAACTACCCTTAACCAATGTCCTAAGAAGTTGGACAACACAAAAAGTTCATTTTAAAGATGCTGACCCAGGTTTAAAGATCATTTTATTAGACTCCTCGTCTGCATCCTGTGCCTTTTTCTGGAAAAAGTGTCCCTGCCATGCCATAATACATTAAACCGTCATAAGTTCATCTAACAAGATATTAAATTGATTCATAGCAAGGTTGGTTGGATATCCAAAAGAACTGTTACCGCAACAACAAAAATATTAGAGCATGCATGAAGGCCGTGCTAAAGTCAAGCTATTTGTAACGTAGTTGGAAGCCATTCATATTCATATGATGATAATATCTGATCAATTCATCATGACAGTAAGATGGAGACTATACCTGTTCCGTAAGTTTGTCAGCTCGGACACGATTTCCCTTGGAAAATGCTTCTACAGCCTAAAAAAAGAAAACTAAAATCTTTACCCCATAGTTCGTAAAGTTACAAGCCTACCACGAGCAACCACTATGCGTGTTAAAAATGTATATAAAATAATTGGAATAAACTAAGCCATGTAAAGCCACTTACTGCCTGGTAATACTCCTTCATCGTACTCCGATACTCCTTCACACTTCTTCGAAGAACCTGGTACCTATCTTCTTCATCTGCATCTGCATCTGCACTTACAACACATTTATGAAGGATTGAAACAAAAAAAAAAAAAACAAGCACAAAACACGGAGTGTGTGCCTTAGAGATCCATATTTAGGATTTAATTTTGCTTTAGTAAGGACTAAATGAATTCCTAATATCAGTATCATATTTACAACACAGACTGATCCAACTATTTTTCCGCACCATAGAGGGTACCAGGAAACACCAGTGTAGAGAAAAGGGTGCATACCATCCTCAGTGTGATGCTGTTGATAGACCACTGGTGTCCTGCTATCTGAAAATGTATCTTTTGGAGGTTCCACCACCAAATGGCCATAGGCTGCATATCCCCTTGTTGGTCTTACTATTCTCTTTTTTGGTAGCTCAGGCTCCTCAGGTTTCTCAGGATCACTGAAGAGAGAAGCCAAAATTTCCTTTGGTAGATCAATTTGGTCAATTCGGTCCTTTTCTTTTCCAATCAATTCTACTCCATTACTGCAAGAAAATGTACATAGATACTCACCATCTTCTCCCTTCCCCTCTTCACATAACAAAGACAGATATCCAGTAGGTATAACAACAGTAAGGAAAGAACATACATTTCAGTAGAGTTTATGTGCTCTCCTTGAGAATATGCTTCCACTTTTAGACATGAGCCTGCAGACTGGACAATAATCTCAAATGAGACACAGATGTGCTAGAGTAGCAATTACAAACTATTCAAAAGAAAATAGAGTAGCAATTACTAATATGTGCTTGACAGATTTCTACGTCCTCTCTTAGTTAGCATTTTAATAATATGTAGTCTGGGTGATAGCATCAATATAAGGGTTACAGAAACAAGGTCCTCCTAATTAGCAGTTTATACAAATTCACGATGTCTTATGTCTCCTTATAGGAAGTTTTGAAATTCTAAAGCTTGAACAGCCTTTAAAAAAATTATAGTATACACATTATTATTATTATAGTTCACAAAGCATAAAAGCTAATACAATCCTGTTTAGGCTACTAAATGCTTGAAAATATTACTGACCTTATCATTGGAGTTACAGATCACTTCGTTTCTTTCATCCGAGGCTGATGTTGACAAACTAATAATATTTTCCATGCTCTGAATGGTAATAAGAAAATAAAAATATGAAACGTGATTTTTTTTTTTTTAAAGGATAAAACATCATTGCTTTAGAGCACTTATATGTGAATACATCTTCCCAATGTCTAGCAGCTTACAACGTAAAATGGTATAGCATAAGGGAAAAGCTTGAGAAATTATTGTACTGAATAGATTGAATAGGAAAGAGTTTTACGGAGAAAGAAAAAGAAAAATCAAACAAACACACAACCAAACAAATCCACTAAAGGTGTCAAGAAACTGCCTTTGAGGTAGAGGTGAAGATTGGGTTTTTAGTTTTTACTCATATATAGACGAGAAAATTCCCAAGTGGCAAATGCAGATCTGATAGGCTACAATCAAGCAACTGGATGGTAGTCTATAATCACACCTCCCCTACTTGGTTTTACATCAACTATAAATATAAAAGTTTCTCTTAAAGCTGATAGAATAGAAGAATTTTGACACAGCAGTGGATATCATATGTGAGCAATAAAAGACCTAGCCACACCTAAAGAAAAATATAAATTTTCCATGAATACACCATAGCTAATCACAAGATATAACATCCATATGAAGGAAGACAGAAGGGCCTCAGTAATGTAGTATACCTTTTCCATATCATAGCCGCAACTATCTGCATATAAAAAGCCAGATTAGTGTCCTTACATTATGATCACTGAAAGAAACTACTCCACTGGCACAGCAACAGCAACATCAACAAAAACACTATCCATTCAAAATTCTGATGATTGATTTAACATGGTATATCATCTCCAAATACTCCTAATCATGCTAGATAAGATTTGAATCATCCTAACACTTCCCACAACAATGCCAAACATTTGAATGCTGTATAAAACAAAACACACTACTATATTTCAGGTTTAGATGCTTTACCAAGAACATCTTGAATCAAATCCCTATCGAGCTTGAACCCTTCTCCAAGCATAGTGAACAGAAAATCCTCCATATCCTGATGAAGCACATCATCCCCAGATGAATAAGACTCCGCCTTTTCGGCCGCCCAGCTCTCCGGAATCCGCAGCACCTTGGCCTTGGTGTCCAATCTCAATGCCTTCCCTCCATTACTACCACCCGACGTCGTTTTATTCCCATATTGCTTCCCAATAACATCAGACACACTCCCAATTGAAACCGGCCTGTACTTGGTCTTCGAACCCCTCGAATTCCCACTCACATTATCCGACGTCGTTTTGTTCTTCTTCTCCCCAATATCGCCAGAAGCTTCTTCGCGGCCGGAGAGAGCGAGAGTCTCGGCGGCCGCCGCGGCGTTCTTCCCGGCCTTGCAATAAGCAGAAGCGATTTCTTCGATCGAAAACGCAGCGCCGAAAGCGTCGAGCAGAACCCTCAGGCCCTGCTCGTCGTCGAATCTCGCAGCGCCGTTGAAACCAGAAGCTTCCATTGCCGGAAATTCAAAGACTGATTTTTTAGAATCGGAAAAATTTCCCAAACAAATTCTGAGATTCCAGATTCAGGTTCTGGGTGG of the Fragaria vesca subsp. vesca linkage group LG6, FraVesHawaii_1.0, whole genome shotgun sequence genome contains:
- the LOC101306064 gene encoding uncharacterized protein LOC101306064, which produces MEASGFNGAARFDDEQGLRVLLDAFGAAFSIEEIASAYCKAGKNAAAAAETLALSGREEASGDIGEKKNKTTSDNVSGNSRGSKTKYRPVSIGSVSDVIGKQYGNKTTSGGSNGGKALRLDTKAKVLRIPESWAAEKAESYSSGDDVLHQDMEDFLFTMLGEGFKLDRDLIQDVLDSCGYDMEKSMENIISLSTSASDERNEVICNSNDKSAGSCLKVEAYSQGEHINSTEINGVELIGKEKDRIDQIDLPKEILASLFSDPEKPEEPELPKKRIVRPTRGYAAYGHLVVEPPKDTFSDSRTPVVYQQHHTEDDADADEEDRYQVLRRSVKEYRSTMKEYYQAAVEAFSKGNRVRADKLTEQGHFFQKKAQDADEESNKMIFKPGSAETQGDIVLDLHEGGAKEAIRLLKCHLSSFAGISSIKHLKVIIDTKERDIKKGSRRRLAVVRLLEEESIKWVEEENVGTLLIQLDSVNPKKLKFLKKVVT